TCGCCGACGAAGACGACGACGATGACGACGACGAACCGGTCCGGGGCTTCGTCGCCTACGACGCGCGCCGCGAGACGGTCCACGTCACCCAGATTCAGGGGACGGCCGAGGCCTGTCGCCGGCTGTTGGACGCGCCGCTCGAATTCGCCCGGCAAGAGGAGATGTCCGTCGAACTACTGCTCGCTGTGGACGACGAGCTACGCGAGGTGGTGGAGTCGAAAGGGTTCGAGGAAGCGGGCGAGGGACCGCGGTTCGAGGGGACGCGGACGATTCGGTACCGGCGCTAGTCGTCGGCCGGCGTGCCGGGCGCGCCGGCGTCGGTCGCGCTCGCGGAGACGCCGCCCGCGTCGATCGCTTCGACGACGAGTTCGGCGATGTCGACGATCTCGATGTCGTCCTCGAAGTCGCCGGTCTTGCGGCCGTCCTCGTACATCGTCATGCACATCGGGCAGGCGACGACGAACTTCTCGACGGCGCTGCCGGCGTCGGTGTCTTCGAGCGCCTCGCGGAGCCGCTCCTCGCTCGGCTTCTCCTCTTCCTCGTGTTCGAGCCACAGGCCGCCGCCGCCGCCGCCACAGCAGTAGGAGTTGTCGCGGTTGCGGGGCATCTCGTGGAGGTCGACGCCCGTCGCGCGGATGAGCGAGCGGGGGGCCTCGTACTCGTCGTTGTACCGGCCGAGGTGACACGGGTCGTGGTAGGTGACGGTGTAGTCGAGCTCCGTCCCGTCGAGCCCGAGGGCGTTCTCCTCGATGAGCTCCTCGACCACCTGCGTCCAGTGGTACACGTCGATTTCGCCGTCGGGGTTCCACGGCTCCTCCACGTCGAAGGGCATCATCGGGTCGTCGGCGAACTCCTCGAAGTCGACCTCCGGGTACTCGTTTTTGAACGTGTTGTACGAGTGGGGGTCGGTGGTGACGAGCGTGTCGAACTCACACTCGTCGAACGTCTCGACGTGGTGGCCCGCAAGCTCGACGTAGAGGAACTCCTCGCCGACCCGGCGGATGTCGTTGCCGTCGTACTTCTCGTCGTCGAACAGGATGCCGAAGCTCACGTCTGCGGCATCGAAGATGCGAGCGAGCGAGTGGGCGATTTTCTTGTTGCGGTCGTCGTAGCTGGGGTAGTCGCCCACGTACCAGAGGTAATCGACCTCCTGCTCGCGGGCGTCCGGCACGTCCACGTCCACGTCCTCCGTCCAGTCGCCGCGGGTGCGCTGGCTGTTGCCGAAGGTGTTGCCCTTCTGCATCACGTTCTGGAACACCTCCTGCAGGCTCGGCTGGATGTCGCCCTGGTCGGTGAGCTGACGATTCAGCTTGGTGAAGTGTTTGAGATGCTCGATTTCGACCGGGCACGCGTCCATGCAGGCCATACAGGACATGCAGGACTCCATCGACTCGCTGGCGATGACCTGACCGCCGTCGGCGACGATGTCGGTCGTCTCGCCGCCGGCGTCGACGGACTCACGGTACTGTTTCAGGTCGAGAATCACGTCACGCGGGTCGAGGTCACGACCAGAGGCCTTCGCCGGACAGACGGACGAACAGCGGCCACATTTCGTACAGGCGTCCTGGTCGAGCATCTCCTTCCACGAGAAGGAGTCGACGGATTCTGCCCCCGAGTCGGCGTCGAGTGCCGCCGGCACGCCCGGCAGTCGCTTGCCCGCCTTCTCGTCTTTGACGACGATGTTGGCGAAGCTCGAAATCATGTGGAACGGCTTCATGAACGGGATGGAGGCGACGAAGACGAACGCGAGAATCGAGTGTGACCACCACATAATCGGGTAGGCCGCCTCCGCCATCCCGGGCGTCATCCCGCCGACGAACATCACGTCGGCGACGAAGTGGCCGACGAACGACACCTCCTCGTAGGAGGTAATCGCGAGCGACCCGGCCTCGACGGAGGCCGTCCCGAGCAGTCGCAGTCCTTCCTGGACGTAGCCGCCGACGCCGAGGGCGAACAGCGACCAGACGAGGAAGTCGTCCTCGCGGGAAGTGTGTTTCCCGTGGAGCCGGTCCGTGCGGGAGACGTAGCGCCGCCACAGCGCGATGGAGACGCCGGCGACGAACAGCAGCCCCATCGCGTCCATCACGAGCGAGTAGGAGAGGTAGAAGTCACCGACGAAGAACGACTGGCGCTCCCCGGTGACGATGGCGGTGAGGTTCCGGAAGATGTCGATGTCGATGGCGATGATGGTGGTCCCGATTAGCAGCGTCATGAATCCCCAGAAGATGAACGCGTGCATCACTCCGCCCACGAGGTCGCGGTTGAACTGCTTCTCGTTGGACGCGACGGTCTTGGCGGCCGACGTGATTCGGCCCGGCAAGTCGTCGAGACGGTCGAACCAGTCTTCCGAGCCACGGGTGTACCGAGCAAAGCGCTGGTAGACACCGTAGAGGAAGACGATGATTGTCACCGCCGCCAGATAGTAGAAGACGGCTTCACCGACGTGCGAGATGCCCCAAAACGTCTCTCGGGTGACCTGTTCACCCGACTGGAGCAGCGGACTCTCTAGCATGGTCGTGACACAGGCGACTGGTCGCTTAAATCTTCTCACAGCCGCAGACGCCGTCGTGTCCGTCTGTTTCGGTCAGATGACGGCGACCACGAGCAGCCCCGCGGCGAGCGCGAGCGCGGGCGCGTCACGGCGCGCGAATCGGAGCCGCGGCAGCGTCGGATTCCACGCCAGACACCGCGCCTGCAAGGCGAGTTCGAACGTCTCGGCCCGCCGGAAGGCGCGATTCAGCCCGCCGACCGCGACCAGCCGCATCCGTTCGCGGACCGACCGCTCCGTCCCCAGCCGTGCGGCCGACCCGTCCCGGAGCCGCGCGATATCGCGTCGCAAGAGCGGGAGAAACCGGAAGACGAAGCCGACGCCCACGCCGAGCAGTTGCCCCGGCCTTCCGGGTATCGTCCGCTGGATGGCGGCCCGCGACTCCCGCACGGGCGTCGTCCGGACGTACACCGCCGCGACGAGCAAGAGCAGGAGAGTCCGGTAGGCTGCGAGCGCGGGGGGAATCGCCTGCTCGACGGAAAAGCCGACCGGCGCAATCGTCACGCCCTCGATGAGCGGCCCGCCGACGAGAAACGGGACGACGAGCGTGAACTCCGCGAGCGCGGCCGTCGGCGAGGTGCGCGCGAGCGCGAGAATCACTCCCGTCAGCAGGGTAAGCGCGACCAGCCCACGCGGGGTGGTGTGTGCGAGCGCGGCGACGGCGATGCTCACCTGCGTGGCTAACTTCGTCCGCGGGTCCAGCCGGTGGACGACCGTCGCGCCCGGTTCGTAACGGACGCTCACGGCGGGCGCACGTCGAACTCGGCGAGGCGGTCGCGGGCCTGTTCGGGCGGCGCGTCGACGGCGATTTCCCCCGCAGAGAGCACGAGCACGCGGTCGGCCGCGTCGATGTGGTCGCGCAGGTCGTGGGTGACGACGAGGACGGCGGTTCCGTCGCGTGCGAGCGCGCGCAGACGCTCGAACACCTCGCGACGGGCGGGCCAGTCGAGCCCGGCGAACGGCTCGTCTAAAATCAGGTGGTCCGGCTCCATCGCGAGCGCGCCGGCGATTGCGACGCGCATCTGTTCGCCGCCCGACAGCGCGTCGACGCGGTCGTCCGCTCGGCCCTGCATGTTCACCGCGTCGAGTGCGTGACGCACCCGGCGGTCGATCTCTTCGTGTGCGAGCCCCAGATTCTCCGGCCCGAAGGCCACGTCGGCACCGACGGTGGCGGCGACGAAGCCGTCGCGCGGGTCCTGAAACGTCATCCCGACGGCGGTACGTGCGGCCACCGGATTCTCGGCCGCTTCGGTTCCGTTGACGAGGACGCGCCCCTCGTCGGGCGAGAGCAGCGCGTTCAGATGCCGGACGAGCGTCGTCTTCCCGGAGCCGTTCGGTCCCGCGAGCACGACGTACTCGCCGTCTGGGAGCGTCAGGTTGACGCCGTCGACGGCGGTCGCCTCGCCGTACCGGTGGACGAGCCGCTCGACGCGAATCACGTCGCCGACAGCTCGTCCGCGCGGACGATACCGACCGCGACGGCCGCCTTCACCGCCTCCGCGGGCAGGAAGGTCAACGTTCCGCCAACGACGGCGGCCCCGACGCTCAGGTTCCCGAGCACGACCAGCCCGGCCGCGCCGAGCGCGTAGATGATAATCGTGCCCGCGACCAGCGCGGCAATAAGCTGCCACAGCGGGGCGTCGAGGTCACCGTCCGTTTCGACGCCGCCGTACGCGATAGCGCCGATGGCGATTGCGGCGAGCGGATACGACCAGAGGAACCCAGCGGTCGTCCCGACGAGCGGGCCGAAGCCGGCCGCGGCTCCCTCGAACACCGGGACGCCGACCGCACCGGCCGCCAGATACAGCGTCATCGAGACGCCGCCCCACACCGGTCCCAACAGCAGTCCGGCCATGAAGACGCCCAGTACCTGTAGCGTGACGCTCGTCGGCGAGGCCGGATTCGGGAAGGTGACGTACGCGAACGCGCCTGTCAGCGCGGCCAGAAGCGCCGCCCGCACCAGATTCCCGACGACCTCGTCGCCGATGAGTTCTACCTGCTGTGTCTCGGTGCTCATTGCTCTCCTGTTCTCGTAAACTCACTTTTGTGTAGTGGTTTACGAACCTGTCCCACAAGGATAAGTCGCTGCTACACGTACGTCTGGGGAATGGACGAGCAAACCGAAGAGCTTCGTGACATCTTCATGGAGGTGTCCGACGAGGGGACCGTCACGGAGTCACAGGAGGCGGACAGGGGCTCGCTCACCGGCGGTGACGACGCCGACCGCATCGCCGCAGTCATCGACCAGATGCGCGAGCGGTACGAGTTCGCGACCGACCTCGACGCCGACGCGCTCGAAACGGTCGTCCGGGGCTACTTCGACGGCCGCACGGACAGCGACCTCGCCGCCGACCTCGACGTGTCGCGCGACACGGTCGCGCGTGCCCGACTCGATTTACATCTGATTCGCGACCGCGACCGCGAGGCACCATTCGACCTCGACTCCCTGCGTGACCTCGCCGACGCCTCGACTGCCGAGGCGGCTACCGAACTCGGCGTCTCCGACTCGACGGTGCGCCGCTACCGACGCGTCCTCGACGCCGAGGCGGAGTCCCGGCGCGTCTCCAAGCGGTTTTACTCCGCGTTCACCGACGCGATTCCCGACGCCGACCTCTCCGAGGCGATGACACAGGAGGCCGTCGAGGACGGCCTCGACGACGCCACCGACGGGATGGAGACGAACGTCTCTTTTTAACCAATCGCGCACCACCGGGCCCATCGTCTGAGCGTTGCGGTGGCGGGCCACGGCGGTTGTACGGTCCACCCGCTACCGACCGGTGGACCGTCTGTTCGCCACTTCCGCGGTCGATAGACTCAACGGCGACGGTGCCGTCGGCTGGGTATGGAGTGGGCTCGACTGCGAAGCGTCTGGAAGCGGACGCTCTCGCTGTCTGCGCCCATCGCGGCCGAGACCGTCGTCCGGACGGCGATGCGCACGACCGACGTACTCGTCACGGCGCTGTTTTCGCCTGCGGCCGTCGTCGCCGTCACGCTGGGTGACCTCTACGCCCGGTTCCCGCTGCGTATCGGTCTCGGACTCGGCGGCGGTGCGATTGCACTCTCCTCGCAGGACACGGGAGCCGGTGAGACAGCCAGCCGCGACGAGGCCATCACGCAGGCGCTGCTCATCGGGTTCCTCGTCGGACTCCCCTTCGCCGTCGGTGCACTCCTGTTTGCAGAGCCCGCCATCCGGCTGTTCGACCCGAGCGCAGAGGCGGTCCGACTCGGCGCGACGTATCTGGGCATCGTCCTCGTCACCGCCCCCGCCCGGCTCGTCACCCTCGTCGCGGCGCGCTCGCTCCAGGGGACCGGCGACACCCGCACCCCGATGTACATCAACATCTTCGTGAATCTCATCAACATCGTCGGCTCCGTCGTGCTCGGGCTCGGCCTGTTCGGCGCGCCCGACCTCCGGGTGGCCGGCGTCGGCTACGCCACCGCTACTGCCAACGTCACCGCCGCGACCCTGTTTCTCGGGGCGCTCGCCTCCGCCCGCACCGCACCGACCTTCGTCCGCCCGCGCAGTTTCACCGTCACGAAACAGCTGTTGCAGGTGTCGGTCCCCCGGACGCTGGAGGGACTCATCTCCGAAGCGGCGCAGTTCCCGTTCAACGCCCTGCTGCTCTCGTTTCCCGCCGGGGACTCGGTCACCGCCGGCTTCCAGATTGCGCGTCGGCTCTACCAGCAGGTGACCGCGCCGATTTCGCGCAGCTTCAACGTCGCGGCGTCCGTCCTCGTCGGGCAGGCGCTCGGTGAGGGTGACGCCGACCGCGCCCACTTCGAGGGCCGGGCCGTGGCCGGCCTCAGCGTCGCGCTCGTCGGACTGCTCGGTCTCGCGCTCGCGCTCGCGGCACCGTTCGCCGTCGGCGTCTTCGCGAGCGACCCCGTGGTCGTCGAGTACGGCGTCGCCTTCGCGCGCGTCTACGGACTCGCCGGCGTGGCACTCGCGGCCTTCTCGGCGCTGTCGGGTGGACTACAGGGCGCAAGCGAGACGCGAATCCCCCTTCTCGCCCGGACGACCGCCCGGTTCGGCCTGTTCGTCGGGCTCTCGTGGCTGCTCGCGCTCACGCTCGGCTACGGTCCCGTCGGCGTCTACGTCGGGATGGGACTGTCGTATCTGTGGATGGCACTCGTCGTCTGGTGGGGCTTCGAGCGGACGGCGTGGGCACCCCGCGCCGCCGAGATGATGTCCGAGCGTGCAGAAAGCGTCTAGCGCTCTTCGAGCGGGACGAACTCGCGGTCCTTCTCGCCGGTGTAGCGAGCGCGCGGACGGATGAGTCGGTTTTCCGCCTGGTACTCCAGCGTGTGGCCGACCCAGCCGCCGGCGCGGGCCATCGCGAAGATGGGCGTGAACATGTCGACCGGGATTCCGAGCTGGTAGTAGACGGTGCCGGAGTAGAAGTCGACGTTCGGCGCGATGCCCTTCGAGACGAGTCCCTGCTCCTCGAAGTGCTGTTCGATGGCGTCGGCCAGCTCGTACCAGTTGGTCCCCTCGGCCGTCGCGTTCAGCTCCTCGGACTTCTTCTCTAGGATGACCGCACGCGGGTCCTTCACGCCGTAGACGCGGTGGCCCATGCCGGGGACGCGCCAGTCTTCCTGCTCGCCCTTCTTCTCGACGTACTCGACGGGGTCGGCACCCTGCTCGTCGATGTCGAGCAGCATCTCCATCACGTCCTGATTTGCCCCGCCGTGGAGCGGCCCGGAGAGCGCGCCGATGCCGCCGGTCACGGCCGAGTACATGTCGGCCATCGTGGAGCCGATGACCATCGAGGTGAACGTGGAGGCGTTCAGCCCGTGGTCGGCGTGAAGCGTGAGCGCCTGGTCGAACGTCTCCTCTGCCACCTCGTCCGGCTCCTCGCCGGTGAGCATGTAGAGGAAGTTCGCGGCGTAGCCGAGTTCGGGGTCCGGGTCGACCGGCTCCTCGCCGCGTCGGTAGCGGTCGAACGCCGCTAGCACGGTCGGAATCTTCGCCGTCAGCCGGCGACCCTTCCGGCGCGAGGCGGCCTGGTCCGCGGCCGGCACGTCGGCCTCGTCGTCTTCTGCGGAGAGATACGAGACGAGCGTCCGGAGCGCGGCCATCGGCTCTTCGTCGGCCGCCGCGAGCGCCTCTGCGGTCTCGAGGACGGCGTCTTCGACGCCCCGCTCCTCGGCGATGGAGTCAGCGAAGGCCGCGAGTTCGGATTCGGTCGGTAGCTCGCCGTTCCAGAGCAGATACAGCACCTCCTCGAAGCTCGCTTCCGTCGCGAGGTCTTCGATGGCGTAGCCGCAGTAGACCAGCTTTCCGGCGTCCCCGTCGATGAAACTGAGTTCCGACTCCGCGACGAGCACACCTTCGAGCCCCTTCCTGAGTTCGTCTGACATACCCCGGATTCTGAGGGCGCTACAAAAAGGATTGTCGTTCAGGCACATCCATGACAGTCCGGGACGGACGCTTTTGTCATCTCCCGGCGAAGGCGGGGTATGCCACAGGAAGTCGAGTACGAACCGGTCAGCGTGAAGGAGCTACTGGCGGAGATGAAAGACACCGCCGAACTGCTCATCGACCTCTCGTACTCCGCCATCCTGTTGCGGTCGAACGCCGTCGCCGAGGAGGTGCTGGAACTCGAATCCCGGATGGACGTGCTCCAGCTTCGCGCCCGGATGAGCCTGCTGATGGCCGCACGCAGCCCCGACGACGCCGAAGCGCTCGCCCCCGTCCTCGGTATCGTCGGCGCGGCCGAGAAGGTGTCCGACGCCGCGGGCGACATCGCGAAGGTCATCCTCGAGGACGTGGGGCTGCCGGAGGCGATGCGCGCCGCGCTCCCCGAGTCGGTCGAGACGCTGGTTCGCACGGAAATCAGCGCCGACTCCCCGCTCGTGGGGCAGTCGCTCGGCGAGTCGAACCTGGAGACCGAGACGGGCGTGCGCGTCATCGCCGTCCGGCGAGCGGGCGACTGGCTCACCGACCCCGACGCCGAGACAGTGCTTCGGGGTGGCGACGTGGCGCTGCTCCGCGGGCCCGAACTCGGCATCACGGGCGTCTACGAGAAGCTCTCGGGCCAACAGTACGAGCCGCCCGAACCGCCGGCCGAATCGTCCGCCGACCTCGAACGCGCGATGGACTCCGTCGTCCTCATGAAAGACGTGTCCGAACTGGCCGTCGACTTGGCGTACGGTGCGGTGTTGTTCGACGACGACGCGCTCGCCGAGGAGGTGCTCGACTTGGAAGCCGAGGTGGACGCGCTCCAGTCGCGGTTCGAGGCGTGGACCCTGCAGGCGGCCGCCGAGGTCGACGACCCGGTCTCGCTGCGCGGACTGGTCCACCTCGCGGCCGCGACGGAGGTCATCTCCGACGCGGCGCTCGAAATCAGCGAGGGCGTGCTCCGGGGGTTGGACAGTCACCCGGTCATCCGCGAGGCCGTGCTCGAATCCGACGAAATCATCGCCCGCTACGTGGTCGGCGAGGGAAGCCCGCTCGCGGGTCGCACCCTCGGTGAGGTGGCCGTCAAGACCGAAACCGGGATGCGCGTCATCGCCGTCAGACGGGGCGACGAGTCGCGTGCGCCGACCGGCAAGCAGACCGGTTGGGTCGTCTCGCCCGGCCCGGAGACGAAACTCGACGCCGGCGACGTACTCATCGCGAAGGGGACGCGGACCGGGGCCGAGCGGATGGTCGAGCTAACCGCGTAGCTACTCCGCGCGCGCGAGCCGAATCGCCGAGCCGAGCGTGAAGATGGCCGCGAGCAGCAAGCCGAGTCCGACCGCGAGCACGAAGCCGAGCGCGAGATACGCCGCGTCGGGACGCGGGCCGTCGGCTCCGACGATGGTGCCGTGCGTGAACACGGCGGCGACGAGGATGCTGATAGCGAAGCCGATGGCCGCGTTCCGGCGGACGTGGAGGGCGGCGATGAACCGCGCGACGCCCGGACGGTCCGGGGCCTCCGGCTGGTCTGTCTCGCTCACACCTCCCGTACGCTTGTCGTCGGCAAAGCCGTTGTGCCGTCAGGTCGTGCGGAAGGCGCGGTCGCCCGCGTCACCGAGTCCGGGCACGATGAAGCCGTCCTCGTCGAGCCGCTCGTCGATAGCGACGGTCAACAGGTCCGTCTCCGGGAACGCCTCGTTGACGCGGACGAGTCCCGGCGGGCCGGCCACGGCCGAGAGCACGAGCGTGCGCTCCGGGTTCGCGTCCTCGAGCACGTGGTCGAGTACCGTCACCATCGTGGAGCCGGTCGCGAGCATCGGGTCGGCGATGATGACCGTGTCGTCCTCGGAGATGTCGGGCAGCTTCACGTAGTCGACGGTGATGGGGAACTCGCCGTCCTCGTTCATGCCCGCCTCCTCGTCGCGGCCCGCCGAGATGACGCCCTGCTTCGCGCGGGGGAACGCCTTCAGTAAGCCTTCGACGAACGGCGTCGCGGCCCGGAGGACGTTGATGATGACCACGTCGTCGAGTCCCTTCACGCGCTCGCCGGTCGTCTCGGAAAGCGGCGTGGTGATGGAGACGAACTCCGTCTCCATCGCGCCGTCGATGATTTCGTAGCCACAGATGCGACCCAACTTTACGAGCCCCTTGCGGAAGCCCACCTGTTCCGTCTCGACGGAGCGAAGCCGCGAGAGCGTGTGTTTCGCGAGCGCGTGGCCGACGACGTATGCGTCGTCGCGGTCCTCGATTGGCATACACGAAGGCCCAACGCCCGAGCGGATAAATTCCTCCGTTTATTGTCGCAACACGACCAGATACGTTAAGACGGTGATGACGGCGGTCGCGGTGACGAAGTTCTGGGTCGTCAGCTGTGCGATGTCGGCGAACTCCAACCCCCACAGGACGACGTAGCTGAACACGGCAGACAGGAGCACGTCAAGCACGAGCAACACGCGAATGTCCCCATCACTGGCCATTGGTTGTCACTCCCCGCTGGTCCACTTAGTTCCCTCGCCCGACACCACACTGATGAATCCCCCCAGCGTACGCCGGCTATGCGCGAGGTCTCCGTCAGCCGGTTCGTCCCCGCTCCCCCCGAGGAAGTCGAGCGGCTGCTCACGCCGGCCCGACTCATCGAAGCCGAGGGGAGTTTCACCGTCCGCGACACGACCGAACGCGACGGCCAGACGGTCGTCACGGCCGGCCGCGCCGGACTCGAACTCACCTTCGTCTTCGAGGCCGGCGAGCGCCGTCTCAGCTACGAGCAGGTGCGCGGCCCGCTCGCACACCTCGCAACGACGGTCTCCTACGAGCCGGACGACGAAGGGACGACGCTCACGCTCGACTCCACTGTCGCCACCGGCGGTCCCGGCATCGTCGACAGAGTCGCCGCGTGGAAACGCAAGGGCGAACTCAAACGCGCCATCGCGACGCTCACGCGCGAACTCTGAGCCGCGCCAGAACTATGTGTCCGTGTACCACACATGGGGTATGGGACTGTTGAGCACGGCCAAGGAGGTCCTCGAAGCGTCCACCCAGTCACCGAACCGCGGGGAGTCGAGCGAGGAGGTCTCCGACGGCTCCTACTGGTGTTACGACTGCAGCGAGCGCATCCGTGACGTCGACCACGACGGTGAGGAGACGCCGGCGTGTCCGTCGTGTGGCGACGACATGGAGTTCGAGCGGAGCGCCTCGACGACGGGGTGTGCCTGCTAGAAGTCGTACGTCGCGTCCACCGGAAACCGATTTTCGTACTCGCCGTCGGCGTCGACGAGACACGCCTCGAACGACTCTCGTATCTGTGTTTCGTCCATCTCGCGGCCGATGACGACGAGCTCGGTTCGACGGTCGCCGTGGTCGCCCCACGCGAGGTCCGGGTGCATCCGGCGTTGCATCTCCTGTCTGGTCTCCGACATCGCGGCCACCCACTGCTCGCCGGGGGTGAGCCGCGCCGACGGGCCGGCCTGACTGAACTGATGGCGGTGCTCGTCGTTGCCGGCGACCCACACCTGTCCTTTCGACCGGACGACCGACTCGGGCAGCGAGTCGACGAACGCCTCGAACGCCTCGCCGTCGACGGGTCGCTCGGCCCGGATGACGAAGGAGTCGATGCCGTACTCCGACTGGGGCGAGTGGTCGTGATCGTGATCTGCGTGTTCTGCCGCCCGCTGCCACGCCGCCGTCTCGCTGGTCGTCTCGAGGTCGAACAGCCCGGTGGCGAGTATCTCGCCGGGGTCGACGGCCCCCTCCTCCGTTCGGACGATGCGGGCTTCGGGGTTCAGCGATTCG
This portion of the Halosegnis longus genome encodes:
- a CDS encoding (Fe-S)-binding protein, producing the protein MLESPLLQSGEQVTRETFWGISHVGEAVFYYLAAVTIIVFLYGVYQRFARYTRGSEDWFDRLDDLPGRITSAAKTVASNEKQFNRDLVGGVMHAFIFWGFMTLLIGTTIIAIDIDIFRNLTAIVTGERQSFFVGDFYLSYSLVMDAMGLLFVAGVSIALWRRYVSRTDRLHGKHTSREDDFLVWSLFALGVGGYVQEGLRLLGTASVEAGSLAITSYEEVSFVGHFVADVMFVGGMTPGMAEAAYPIMWWSHSILAFVFVASIPFMKPFHMISSFANIVVKDEKAGKRLPGVPAALDADSGAESVDSFSWKEMLDQDACTKCGRCSSVCPAKASGRDLDPRDVILDLKQYRESVDAGGETTDIVADGGQVIASESMESCMSCMACMDACPVEIEHLKHFTKLNRQLTDQGDIQPSLQEVFQNVMQKGNTFGNSQRTRGDWTEDVDVDVPDAREQEVDYLWYVGDYPSYDDRNKKIAHSLARIFDAADVSFGILFDDEKYDGNDIRRVGEEFLYVELAGHHVETFDECEFDTLVTTDPHSYNTFKNEYPEVDFEEFADDPMMPFDVEEPWNPDGEIDVYHWTQVVEELIEENALGLDGTELDYTVTYHDPCHLGRYNDEYEAPRSLIRATGVDLHEMPRNRDNSYCCGGGGGGLWLEHEEEEKPSEERLREALEDTDAGSAVEKFVVACPMCMTMYEDGRKTGDFEDDIEIVDIAELVVEAIDAGGVSASATDAGAPGTPADD
- a CDS encoding energy-coupling factor transporter transmembrane component T family protein — encoded protein: MSVRYEPGATVVHRLDPRTKLATQVSIAVAALAHTTPRGLVALTLLTGVILALARTSPTAALAEFTLVVPFLVGGPLIEGVTIAPVGFSVEQAIPPALAAYRTLLLLLVAAVYVRTTPVRESRAAIQRTIPGRPGQLLGVGVGFVFRFLPLLRRDIARLRDGSAARLGTERSVRERMRLVAVGGLNRAFRRAETFELALQARCLAWNPTLPRLRFARRDAPALALAAGLLVVAVI
- a CDS encoding energy-coupling factor ABC transporter ATP-binding protein, translating into MIRVERLVHRYGEATAVDGVNLTLPDGEYVVLAGPNGSGKTTLVRHLNALLSPDEGRVLVNGTEAAENPVAARTAVGMTFQDPRDGFVAATVGADVAFGPENLGLAHEEIDRRVRHALDAVNMQGRADDRVDALSGGEQMRVAIAGALAMEPDHLILDEPFAGLDWPARREVFERLRALARDGTAVLVVTHDLRDHIDAADRVLVLSAGEIAVDAPPEQARDRLAEFDVRPP
- a CDS encoding biotin transporter BioY encodes the protein MSTETQQVELIGDEVVGNLVRAALLAALTGAFAYVTFPNPASPTSVTLQVLGVFMAGLLLGPVWGGVSMTLYLAAGAVGVPVFEGAAAGFGPLVGTTAGFLWSYPLAAIAIGAIAYGGVETDGDLDAPLWQLIAALVAGTIIIYALGAAGLVVLGNLSVGAAVVGGTLTFLPAEAVKAAVAVGIVRADELSAT
- a CDS encoding MATE family efflux transporter — protein: MEWARLRSVWKRTLSLSAPIAAETVVRTAMRTTDVLVTALFSPAAVVAVTLGDLYARFPLRIGLGLGGGAIALSSQDTGAGETASRDEAITQALLIGFLVGLPFAVGALLFAEPAIRLFDPSAEAVRLGATYLGIVLVTAPARLVTLVAARSLQGTGDTRTPMYINIFVNLINIVGSVVLGLGLFGAPDLRVAGVGYATATANVTAATLFLGALASARTAPTFVRPRSFTVTKQLLQVSVPRTLEGLISEAAQFPFNALLLSFPAGDSVTAGFQIARRLYQQVTAPISRSFNVAASVLVGQALGEGDADRAHFEGRAVAGLSVALVGLLGLALALAAPFAVGVFASDPVVVEYGVAFARVYGLAGVALAAFSALSGGLQGASETRIPLLARTTARFGLFVGLSWLLALTLGYGPVGVYVGMGLSYLWMALVVWWGFERTAWAPRAAEMMSERAESV
- the citZ gene encoding citrate synthase yields the protein MSDELRKGLEGVLVAESELSFIDGDAGKLVYCGYAIEDLATEASFEEVLYLLWNGELPTESELAAFADSIAEERGVEDAVLETAEALAAADEEPMAALRTLVSYLSAEDDEADVPAADQAASRRKGRRLTAKIPTVLAAFDRYRRGEEPVDPDPELGYAANFLYMLTGEEPDEVAEETFDQALTLHADHGLNASTFTSMVIGSTMADMYSAVTGGIGALSGPLHGGANQDVMEMLLDIDEQGADPVEYVEKKGEQEDWRVPGMGHRVYGVKDPRAVILEKKSEELNATAEGTNWYELADAIEQHFEEQGLVSKGIAPNVDFYSGTVYYQLGIPVDMFTPIFAMARAGGWVGHTLEYQAENRLIRPRARYTGEKDREFVPLEER
- a CDS encoding potassium channel family protein, producing MPQEVEYEPVSVKELLAEMKDTAELLIDLSYSAILLRSNAVAEEVLELESRMDVLQLRARMSLLMAARSPDDAEALAPVLGIVGAAEKVSDAAGDIAKVILEDVGLPEAMRAALPESVETLVRTEISADSPLVGQSLGESNLETETGVRVIAVRRAGDWLTDPDAETVLRGGDVALLRGPELGITGVYEKLSGQQYEPPEPPAESSADLERAMDSVVLMKDVSELAVDLAYGAVLFDDDALAEEVLDLEAEVDALQSRFEAWTLQAAAEVDDPVSLRGLVHLAAATEVISDAALEISEGVLRGLDSHPVIREAVLESDEIIARYVVGEGSPLAGRTLGEVAVKTETGMRVIAVRRGDESRAPTGKQTGWVVSPGPETKLDAGDVLIAKGTRTGAERMVELTA
- a CDS encoding DUF7536 family protein; the protein is MSETDQPEAPDRPGVARFIAALHVRRNAAIGFAISILVAAVFTHGTIVGADGPRPDAAYLALGFVLAVGLGLLLAAIFTLGSAIRLARAE
- the upp gene encoding uracil phosphoribosyltransferase, whose protein sequence is MPIEDRDDAYVVGHALAKHTLSRLRSVETEQVGFRKGLVKLGRICGYEIIDGAMETEFVSITTPLSETTGERVKGLDDVVIINVLRAATPFVEGLLKAFPRAKQGVISAGRDEEAGMNEDGEFPITVDYVKLPDISEDDTVIIADPMLATGSTMVTVLDHVLEDANPERTLVLSAVAGPPGLVRVNEAFPETDLLTVAIDERLDEDGFIVPGLGDAGDRAFRTT
- a CDS encoding SRPBCC family protein encodes the protein MREVSVSRFVPAPPEEVERLLTPARLIEAEGSFTVRDTTERDGQTVVTAGRAGLELTFVFEAGERRLSYEQVRGPLAHLATTVSYEPDDEGTTLTLDSTVATGGPGIVDRVAAWKRKGELKRAIATLTREL
- a CDS encoding zinc-ribbon domain-containing protein, whose amino-acid sequence is MGLLSTAKEVLEASTQSPNRGESSEEVSDGSYWCYDCSERIRDVDHDGEETPACPSCGDDMEFERSASTTGCAC